From Pochonia chlamydosporia 170 chromosome Unknown PCv3seq00014, whole genome shotgun sequence, a single genomic window includes:
- a CDS encoding calcineurin-like phosphoesterase (similar to Metarhizium acridum CQMa 102 XP_007808587.1), with translation MKAVLDAILRRQRLSRPRVQVLSDLHLEVGQQYLSFTFPATTPFLLLAGDIGRLIDYDRYLNFLEAQVSRYDKVFLVLGNHEFYGLDYHAGLDEAKRLVEEPSLGGTVVLLHKTRWDDLNSTLTIIGCTLWSEIPEQVSVVIESKINDFKKIDGWTVQKHNEIHTMEAAWLREQVAALKDGAKRELLVATHHAPCIEGTSRPGDSNNPWTPAFATDLLDQQGWAGIDVWAFGHTHYSTDLMRNGVRLVANQRGYVLPGGASREREQKKSSRNPHDFDPGMTIAL, from the coding sequence ATGAAAGCAGTTCTGGACGCTATCCTCAGACGCCAACGGTTATCGCGCCCCCGAGTCCAAGTTCTCTCAGATTTGCATCTCGAGGTCGGTCAACAGTACTTGTCCTTCACATTTCCCGCGACCACCCCATTTCTGCTGCTAGCTGGAGATATCGGACGCCTGATTGACTACGATAGATACCTAAATTTTCTTGAGGCGCAGGTATCCCGATATGACAAGGTGTTTTTGGTGCTAGGAAACCACGAGTTCTATGGCCTGGACTATCACGCAGGACTTGATGAAGCGAAGCGTCTTGTGGAGGAACCATCACTTGGTGGTACTGTCGTTCTCCTACACAAAACGCGATGGGACGACTTAAACTCCACACTGACAATTATCGGCTGTACGCTCTGGTCCGAAATTCCAGAGCAGGTTTCGGTTGTTATTGAGTCTAAGATCAATGACTTTAAGAAGATAGACGGGTGGACTGTTCAGAAACACAACGAGATTCACACCATGGAGGCTGCGTGGCTGCGTGAGCAAGTCGCAGCACTTAAGGACGGCGCCAAAAGAGAGCTTCTAGTCGCGACGCATCATGCGCCTTGTATAGAAGGTACTTCCCGACCGGGGGATTCTAATAACCCCTGGACGCCTGCTTTTGCTACCGACCTCCTCGATCAGCAAGGCTGggctggcattgatgtctggGCGTTTGGCCACACACATTACTCAACGGATTTGATGCGGAATGGTGTCAGACTGGTAGCTAATCAGCGGGGATATGTCCTGCCCGGCGGCGCATCGCGAGAGCGAGAGCAGAAGAAATCGTCCAGGAACCCTCATGACTTTGATCCTGGAATGACCATCGCATTATAG
- a CDS encoding Zn(2)-C6 fungal-type DNA-binding domain-containing protein (similar to Metarhizium robertsii ARSEF 23 XP_007822841.2), whose amino-acid sequence MQTQEINRIGDVDAGRQVEKGLPQEKRAKPKGRPKLVLMPPQLGPHSEEAEDEEILGVLIRWYKRYGQLKAERDSTGRPIMPLAPMINPSGYEADRLAIGSLMYLNAHMLVDLADLLCVDASDNPHQLPTEYWCYYPDMILDLVISVTMTHQLLKSQGSQCLLEYPAEQGVSGVVVRRRSYSLGSVHHPHLPSIYKHKQNALEALGKEIQDPETQYSDLTLNIVVMLLRVEIQQSAFSAWPIHLEAAKAIIAHRGGMASLAGDTHANLEFCLVSVMLIDIMSCVTTPTEDLAKHTAKQQEYIPLLPTLFKDGLSIGFPCANTLVEGIIRINRVRYFSSVTQHYATKWAAVGEKLVCQIADFDPVTWAENQRGPRRFAKASPGGSSKESITLNASDHGYGSTGVTSTEEYDVNHRQAWVNLARAQQISVLLYCLQCHFMQPQLSKTIPALRRLLNADDAEDDILRDVSSLRELALHALLEALRRLWGEGGGRAAWQAKFSFWPLFIAGLEVTSQTIVTEKSFVCRSLYKLVAQGGDMGPADAVSVIETFWEWNSHAVEISSMKSCWSDNFARIASRGVFF is encoded by the exons ATGCAAACCCAGGAGATTAATCGGATAGGGGATGTAGATGCCGGTAGGCAAGTAGAAAAGGGTCTGCCACAAGAGAAACGCGCCAAGCCAAAGGGTCGACCAAAGCTGGTGCTCATGCCGCCACAACTAGGGCCTCATAGTGAGGaggctgaagatgaagagatTCTTGGCGTACTCATACGGTGGTATAAGCGTTATGGGCAGTTGAAGGCAGAGAGGGATTCTACCGGCCGCCCCATCATGCCATTGGCGCCAATGATTAACCCTTCAGGTTATGAAGCAGACAGGCTCGCCATCGGTTCTTTGATGTACT TGAACGCGCATATGCTCGTCGACCTCGCGGACCTACTTTGTGTAGATGCGTCTGACAACCCGCACCAACTACCAACAGAGTACTGGTGCTACTACCCAGACATGATACTGGATTTGGTCATCTCTGTAACTATGACGCACCAACTCCTCAAAAGTCAAGGTAGTCAGTGTCTATTAGAATACCCCGCTGAGCAGGGTGTGAGTGGTGTGGTTGTTCGGCGCAGAAGCTATTCTCTTGGCTCTGTACATCACCCTCATTTACCTTCTATCTACAAGCATAAGCAGAACGCtcttgaagctcttgggAAAGAGATACAAGATCCTGAGACGCAGTACAGCGATTTGACGCTGAACATTGTAGTGATGCTGCTACGAGTTGAG ATTCAGCAGTCGGCATTCAGCGCGTGGCCAATTCACCTTGAAGCTGCAAAGGCCATCATAGCGCATCGAGGTGGCATGGCCTCTCTCGCTGGCGACACCCACGCGAATCTGGAGTTTTGTCTCGTGAGCGTCATGTT AATCGATATAATGAGCTGTGTCACAACGCCAACTGAGGATTTGGCCAAGCATACTGCCAAGCAGCAGGAGTATATACCACTGCTTCCAACATTGTTCAAAGATGGGCTATCTATTGGTTTCCCATGTGCAAACACCCTAGTTGAAGGCATAATCAGGATCAATCGTGTCCGGTACTTTAGTAGCGTTACGCAACATTACGCTACAAAATGGGCTGCTGTGGGTGAGAAATTGGTATGTCAAATTGCTGACTTTGACCCGGTGACATGGGCCGAAAATCAACGTGGGCCACGACGGTTTGCAAAGGCAAGCCCAGGTGGCTCGTCCAAGGAATCCATCACCCTAAATGCATCCGATCATGGATATGGTTCGACGGGCGTGACGTCCACAGAAGAATACGATGTCAATCACCGCCAAGCATGGGTCAACCTCGCAAGAGCTCAACAAATATCAGTGTTGCTGTACTGCCTACAATGTCATTTCATGCAACCACAACTTTCGAAGACGATACCGGCACTTCGAAGGCTGTTGAACGCAGACGACGCGGAGGATGATATATTAAGGGATGTTTCTTCCCTTCGAGAGTTGGCTCTCCATGCGCTGCTAGAAGCACTTCGTCGACTCTGGGGCGAAGGCGGTGGCCGCgcagcttggcaagccaAATTCTCGTTCTGGCCTCTGTTTATTGCTGGTCTGGAGGTGACGTCTCAGACGATTGTGACGGAGAAGTCATTTGTATGTCGGTCCTTGTACAAGCTCGTTGCACAAGGTGGTGACATGGGGCCTGCCGATGCTGTTTCTGTGATTGAGACGTTCTGGGAGTGGAATTCTCATGCTGTTGAGATTAGTTCCATGAAATCATGTTGGTCAGACAACTTCGCGCGCATAGCGTCTCGTGGAGTGTTCTTTTGA
- a CDS encoding protein kinase-like protein (similar to Metarhizium robertsii ARSEF 23 XP_007817495.1), producing the protein MIDDDSKYFCLSGDIPVGGPSTWHVTDWDQRRVVSVTMDGEQDDESIAIEHFSRYSSQLSPDIYRIYVSHAGEIISTYTDPKDDPTCCVYYPLLHESFFPEGIQIQTVRRDELEELERLGPDVDLVSYLPCLGASAKKEMNLWMRLPRHPNIVPFDRIVVDELEGRVVGFTSTYVPGGSLEENKSRVFRLEWLKQLIKVVDDLNLRYSISHQDIAPRNIVVDESTDSVMLLDFNFAARINHPSSPGEGESYLEDRNDVKGVIFTTYEIITRDNSLRSRPHEEQNLGDLRLDSLEWAKHPEVKLDHPAASYQLILREWRERRAGDLNAVDPDRLPDAIDWPSLPKPPQKTISNKGPHGQLSLFTVDMWDERRQDVRDRGDKVLSWERPPQTLLHNGTRVLASGEVINCSN; encoded by the exons atgatTGACGACGATTCCAAGTATTTCTGTTTAAGTGGCGATATCCCTGTCGGTGGGCCAAGCACCTGGCACGTCACCGATTGGGACCAGAGACGGGTGGTTTCGGTAACTATGGACGGAGAGCAAGACGACGAGAGTATTGCCATTGAACATTTCAGCCGCTATAGCAGCCAACTATCTCCCGACATCTATAGGATCTATGTATCGCATGCTGGCGAGATCATCTCAACATATACTGATCCAAAGGACGATCCGACCTGCTGCGTGTACTATCCATTGCTTCACGAAAGCTTCTTCCCGGAAGGGATTCAGATTCAGACAGTACGGCGTGACGAACTTGAGGAACTCGAGAGGCTTGGCCCTGATGTGGATCTTGTCTCATACCTTCCATGTCTGGGAGCATCTGCTAAAAAG GAGATGAACCTGTGGATGCGTCTACCTCGCCACCCAAATATCGTTCCCTTTGACCGGATTGTCGTTGACGAACTCGAGGGTCGCGTGGTTGGATTCACCAGCACCTATGTGCCTGGCGGCAGTCTAGAGGAGAACAAGTCGCGCGTTTTCAGACTGGAGTGGCTAAAGCAGCTCATAAAGGTTGTAGACGACTTGAACCTCCGATACAGTATCTCGCACCAAGATATCGCCCCGCGAAACATCGTCGTTGACGAGTCAACAGACTCTGTCATGCTCTTGGACTTTAACTTTGCAGCCCGCATCAAtcatccttcttcacctGGGGAGGGTGAGAGTTACCTCGAGGACCGGAACGATGTTAAGGGCGTTATATTCACCACCTACGAGATTATTACTCGAGACAATAGCCTCCGGAGTAGGCCCCACGAAGAGCAGAACCTCGGTGACCTTAGACTAGACTCACTAGAGTGGGCAAAGCATCCAGAGGTGAAGCTGGACCATCCAGCTGCGTCATATCAGCTCATATTGCGAGAATGGCGGGAGAGAAGGGCAGGAGACCTCAATGCCGTCGACCCAGACCGCTTGCCAGATGCCATTGACTGGCCATCCTTGCCCAAGCCACCGCAGAAGACAATTTCCAACAAGGGTCCTCATGGACAGCTGTCTCTCTTTACCGTAGACATGTGGGATGAGAGGCGGCAGGATGTACGGGATAGGGGTGATAAGGTTTTAAGCTGGGAACGGCCGCCGCAGACACTTTTGCACAACGGGACTCGGGTGCTCGCTAGTGGTGAAGTAATCAACTGTAGCAACTAG
- a CDS encoding cell wall galactomannoprotein Mp2/allergen F17-like protein (similar to Metarhizium robertsii ARSEF 23 XP_007821819.1) encodes MKFAVLACLATGAFAGTIFGRDLSTVKSVLSVVGDNIAGLDSAVKSFDGNPLKLLTASDTLIKSLNDGKTKVDKSSGLSIIDTLGLLGPIIGLQNKADSLVADLKAKKNIIAKNGFCAVTLSQTTTINTATQNLINSVVAKVPGLLQGIARGLTSGLSKDLRDAMDIFSPANCKDSTPPITTSSTARPTSTAPPGTTSLPDDGCPAAQTVTVTAIDTKGCVPTKALFLRSW; translated from the coding sequence ATGAAGTTCGCTGTCCTAGCTTGTCTAGCCACCGGCGCTTTCGCTGGCACGATCTTTGGTCGTGATCTTAGCACAGTTAAATCCGTCCTTTCAGTCGTTGGCGATAACATTGCCGGTCTGGACAGCGCAGTCAAGTCCTTTGATGGCAATCCACTCAAGCTTTTGACAGCGTCGGACACTCTGATCAAGTCACTAAACGATGGCAAAACCAAGGTCGACAAGTCCAGTGGATTATCAATCATCGACACTCTTGGCCTTCTAGGACCGATAATAGGGCTGCAAAACAAAGCCGATTCCCTTGTTGCAGATCtcaaagccaagaagaacataATTGCGAAGAATGGATTTTGCGCCGTGACGCTGTCCCAGACTACCACTATCAATACGGCTACTCAGAACCTAATTAATTCTGTCGTCGCAAAGGTTCCCGGTCTTCTTCAAGGTATTGCGAGAGGTCTCACGTCTGGTCTTTCCAAAGATCTTCGCGACGCGATGGATATATTTAGCCCGGCAAATTGCAAGGATAGCACTCCTCCCATCACGACTTCGTCAACAGCACGTCCAACGTCCACCGCTCCTCCAGGCACAACTTCTCTCCCTGATGATGGTTGTCCTGCCGCTCAGACCGTTACTGTCACTGCCATCGATACAAAAGGTTGCGTGCCAACTAAGGCTCTTTTCCTTCGTAGTTGGTAG
- a CDS encoding chitinase 3 precursor (similar to Cordyceps militaris CM01 XP_006668801.1) has protein sequence MHYLRALSGLSLLGLASAAPFTDNSPLQRRQAPGAQNVVYWGQNGGGTIENNDLASYCKSNSGIDVLVLAFLYQFGSGGNIPSGTIGQSCYVSTAGQGQNCEALTAAIHTCQSAGVKIILSLGGATSSYSLQSQAQAEQIGQYLWDSYGNSGNTTVQRPFGSNFVNGFDFDIEVNGGSSQYYQYMIAKLRANFASDKSNTYYITGAPQCPIPEPNMGVIISNSVFDYLFVQFYNNNNYTVPCALGINGDAPFNYNNWTAFISHTPSANAKIFIGVPASPLGANGTPAGAAYYATPEQLADIVNEYKSDAHFGGVMMWSAGFSDSNVNNGCTYAQEVKNILVSGVPCGSSGPPTSTHTATTTTITKTTSTSSPTASPTGGTVPQWGQCGGQGYTGPTQCVAPYKCVAQGAWWSSCQ, from the exons ATGCATTATTTACGTGCACTTTCCGGTCTCAGCCTTCTTGGTCTAGCATCTGCTGCCCCCTTCACTGATAACTCACCACTTCAACGACGACAAGCCCCAGGAGCCCAGAACGTTGTATATTGGGGCCAAAACGGCGGTGGTACAATTGAGAACAACGACCTAGCCTCATATTGCAAGTCAAATTCCGGCATTGACGTACTCGTCCTAGCCTTCCTCTACCAATTTGGCAGCGGTGGAAACATCCCCAGCGGCACAATCGGCCAGTCATGCTACGTTAGCACTGCTGGTCAAGGCCAAAACTGCGAAGCCTTAACTGCCGCCATACACACCTGCCAATCTGCTGGCGTGAAGATAATCTTGTCTCTTGGCGGTGCCACGAGCTCTTATTCCCTGCAGTCGCAGGCGCAGGCCGAGCAAATCGGCCAGTATCTGTGGGATTCGTACGGCAACTCTGGAAACACTACAGTCCAGCGGCCCTTTGGCAGTAATTTCGTAAATGGATTCGACTTTGACATTGAGGTGAACGGCGGAAGCAGCCAGTACTACCAGTACATGATTGCCAAGTTGCGAGCCAACTTTGCGTcagacaagtccaacacGTACTACATTACTGGTGCACCGCAATGCCCTATCCCCGAGCCAAATATGGGGGTCATTATCAGCAACTCTGTTTTTGACTATCTTTTCGTGCAGTTCTACAATAACAACAACTACACCGTCCCATGTGCACTGGGAATCAACGGCGACGCTCCTTTCAACTACAACAACTGGACGGCGTTCATATCCCACACTCCCTCTGCTAATGCCAAGATATTCATTGGTGTACCAGCTTCACCCTTAGGTGCGAACGGGACTCCCGCTGGTGCAGCGTACTACGCCACTCCAGAGCAGCTTGCCGACATCGTTAATGAGTACAAGTCTGACGCACATTTCGGCGGTGTCATGATGTGGAGTGCTGGCTTTTCGGATTCCAATGTCAACAATGGATGTACCTATGCGCAGGAAGTTAAAAATATTCTCGTTAGTGGTGTGCCGTGCGGATCGTCGGGCCCCCCTACCTCAACTCATACTGCGACTACAACGACCATTACGAAGACGACGTCGACTAGTTCTCCGACTGCATCCCCAACTGGTGGGACAGTTCCTCAGTGGGGACAG TGTGGTGGTCAGGGATACACTGGGCCTACTCAGTGCGTTGCGCCTTACAAGTGTGTTGCACAAGGAGCTTGGTGGTCATCATGTCAGTGA
- a CDS encoding metalloproteinase (similar to Verticillium alfalfae VaMs.102 XP_003009549.1) — protein sequence MKLFTVATLVTLAAAAPSIAPNPKVNVKLEMQENSKVKATVSNPTGESIKILKTGSILDSAPVQKASVSNEGSKVAFEGIRVFMGPQAEESNFQIIPAGESVEVTFDIAEIYNLSNGGSFDVQSNGQLSYAKSGDITKLGYISFESNKLNTHVDGAAAAASYSSFHQMMKRETIQSDCTGSKLTAIQTASKNIRDIATKAAEGARSGPAKKMTEYFESASQQTRNVVAGAFDKMAKLYSTSGGKPDVYCTDRASNCQGGVVAYTLPSQNYIVYCPTWFSSYQPLDRTCRKVDQAHIAVHESTHLSLVKGTSDYNTYGYANSINLPASQNLNHADTYAYFAHDTLSGC from the exons ATGAAGCTTTTCACCGTTGCAACGCTGGTCAccttggctgctgctgcgccAAGCATTGCGCCTAATCCCAAGGTCAATGTCAAGCTGGAAATGCAGGAAAACTCCAAAGTCAAGGCCACCGTCAGCAACCCCACAGGCGAGAGCATCAAGATCCTCAAGACGGGGTCGATCTTGGACTCGGCCCCAGTTCAGAAGGCTTCCGTGTCCAACGAAG GCAGCAAGGTCGCTTTCGAAGGCATTAGAGTCTTCATGGGTCCTCAAGCCGAAGAGTCAAATTTCCAGATCATCCCTGCAGGTGAATCCGTCGAAGTGACCTTTGACATTGCCGAGATATACAACCTGTCCAACGGTGGCAGCTTTGACGTCCAGTCCAACGGCCAGCTCAGCTACGCCAAGTCCGGTGATATTACCAAGCTGGGGTACATCTCCTTCGAGtccaacaagctcaacacaCACGTCGACGGCGCCGCAGCCGCGGCCTCATACTCATCCTTCCACCAGATGATGAAGCGCGAGACCATCCAAAGCGACTGCACCGGGTCCAAGCTCACCGCTATCCAAACGGCCAGCAAGAACATCCGCGACATTGCCACCAAAGCCGCCGAGGGGGCTCGATCCGGcccagccaagaagatgaCCGAGTACTTTGAGAGTGCTAGTCAACAGACTCGCAACGTCGTGGCCGGTGCTTTCGACAAGATGGCTAAACTCTACAGCACGTCTGGAGGCAAGCCGGATGTCTACTGCACTGACCGGGCCAGCAACTGCCAGGGAGGAGTCGTTGCCTACACTCTGCCCTCGCAGAATTACATCGTCTACTGTCCCACTTGGTTCAGCAGCTACCAGCCCCTGGATCGAACTTGCCGAAAGGTTGACCAGGCTCATATTGCTGTCCACGAGTCCACCCACTTGAGTCTTGTCAAGGGCACCAGTGACTACAACACTTATGGATATGCGAACAGCATCAATCTCCCGGCTAGCCAGAATCTTAACCACGCTGATACGTATGCTTACTTTGCACATGACACCTTGTCTGGCTGTTAA
- a CDS encoding exosome complex exonuclease RRP41 (similar to Metarhizium acridum CQMa 102 XP_007812915.1) — translation MPLDTSTYSLALLRVDGRRWNELRRLHAQIRTQDAADGSSYFEMGHTKVMCVVTGPSEQNAQTQAQRRGGQATGRDNASISVNVVIAGFSSVDRKKRGRNDKRIQEIEITIAKALSSTVHTHLFPHSTITISLHVLSQDGSLLAALINAATLAVIDAGIPMTDYIAACTAGSTSSYAAGDDSADPLLDLNNQEEQELPFLTVASLGDSDRVVALVCESRVQVSRLEGMLVVGLDGCKQVKMFLDKTIKDKGVKMIREGAVQRSDTMAMELDE, via the exons ATGCCTCTAGACACATCAACCTACTCCTTAGCACTCCTTCGCGTAGACGGCCGACGCTGGAACGAACTCCGTCGCCTCCACGCCCAAATCCGCACACAAGATGCCGCCGACGGATCGTCATACTTCGAGATGGGCCACACAAAAGTAATGTGTGTCGTGACCGGCCCTTCAGAACAAAATGCACAGACGCAGGCGCAGCGACGAGGTGGTCAGGCAACGGGGCGTGACAACGCTTCCATTAGTGTGAATGTGGTTATTGCTGGGTTTTCGAGCGTGGATCGCAAGAAGCGCGGACGAAACGACAA GCGAATTCAAGAGATTGAAatcaccattgccaaggcACTGTCTTCAACTGTCCACACGCACCTGTTCCCGCATTCCACCATTACGATATCACTACACGTCCTCTCGCAAGACGGATCTCTCCTCGCTGCCCTAATTAATGCCGCAACTCTTGCCGTCATTGACGCTGGTATTCCGATGACCGATTACATTGCGGCCTGCACAGCCGGGTCAACATCTTCCTATGCTGCTGGCGATGACTCTGCGGACCCGCTCCTCGACCTTAACAATcaagaggagcaggagcTGCCGTTTCTCACCGTAGCGTCGCTGGGGGATAGTGACCGCGTTGTGGCCCTGGTTTGCGAGAGCCGCGTCCAGGTCAGTCGTCTGGAAGGTATGCTTGTGGTTGGCTTGGATGGGTGCAAACAGGTCAAGATGTTTCTCGATAAGACCATCAAAGATAAGGGAGTCAAGATGATTAGAGAAGGGGCTGTGCAACGAAGCGAtaccatggccatggagctGGACGAGTAG
- a CDS encoding disulfide isomerase (similar to Cordyceps militaris CM01 XP_006673068.1), with protein sequence MHNPSVVGALTAVLAAIPSAHAMYAKNSPVLQINAKTYHTLIAQSNHTSIVEFYAPWCGHCKNLKPAYESAAKKLEGLAKVAAIDCDEETNKQFCGGMGVQGFPTLKIVRPGKKPGSKPMIEDYQGPRTATSIIEALVSKINNHVTRVADKDLDGFLKGDKPKAILFTDKGTTSALLRSIAIDFLDVISVGQVRNKETKAVEKFGIEKFPTFVLVPGGDKEPVVYDGELNKKDMVAFLKQVGEPNPDPAPAKAKAKNDKKKASKSSEKAQTKAKTTKSTTTESEKEESTKTPEASDTTSAEPTASTPDVISITTITSKDTLVEKCLHQKAHTCILAFIPADASENGAKVTNSLSLLNTKYVHGHRQLFPFIAIPSNVEGTDSVRKALDLTEDVELVAVNARRSWWRHYNGNFDAESVEAWIDAIRMGEGTKNKLPKQIIAAEEAAEESSTTTSEAAASEETPKKEEEEEIKHEEL encoded by the exons ATGCATAACCCAAGCGTCGTTGGTGCTCTGACGGCGGTGCTGGCTGCGATACCCAGCGCCCATGCCATGTACGCAAAGAACTCGCCCGTCCTTCAAATCAATGCCAAAACGTACCATACTCTAATTGCTCAATCTAATCACACTTCG ATTGTCGAATTCTACGCCCCCTGGTGTGGCCACTGCAAGAACCTCAAACCAGCTTATGAAAGtgccgccaagaagctcgAAGGTCTTGCGAAAGTCGCCGCCATTGACTGCGATGAAGAGACGAACAAGCAATTCTGTGGTGGCATGGGAGTACAGGGTTTCCCCACACTCAAAATTGTTCGCCCTGGCAAAAAGCCTGGTAGTAAGCCCATGATCGAGGACTACCAGGGCCCGCGGACTGCTACATCTATTATCGAGGCGCTCGTGAGCAAGATCAACAACCATGTTACACGAGTTGCGGACAAGGACCTCGACGGGTTCTTGAAGGGCGATAAGCCCAAGGCGATCTTGTTTACGGACAAGGGAACCACGAGCGCATTGCTACGGAGTATTGCCATTGACTTTTTGGACGTCATTTCTGTTGGTCAGGTTCGCAACAAGGAGACCAAGGCTGTGGAGAAATTTGGCATTGAAAAGTTTCCTACTTTTGTGCTTGTTCCTGGCGGCGACAAGGAACCTGTTGTCTATGATGGCGagttgaacaagaaggacaTGGTTGCCTTCTTGAAACAGGTCGGCGAACCCAATCCTGACCCAGCTCCCGcaaaagccaaggcaaagaacgacaagaagaaggcgagcAAGTCGTCTGAAAAAGCCCagaccaaggcaaagactACCAAGTCTACTACCACCGAATCCGAAAAGGAAGAGTCGACCAAGACACCCGAAGCGTCAGACACTACCTCGGCTGAGCCTACAGCTTCCACTCCAGACGTTATCTCCATCACGACCATCACTTCCAAGGACACGCTCGTCGAAAAGTGTCTGCACCAAAAGGCTCATACCTGTATTCTGGCCTTTATTCCAGCCGACGCCTCTGAGAATGGTGCCAAGGTTACAAACTCGTTGTCGctgctcaacaccaaatatgTTCACGGACACCGACAGCTTTTTCCCTTTATCGCCATTCCCAGCAACGTCGAAGGAACCGATTCGGTTCGCAAAGCCCTTGACCTGACGGAAGACGTGGAGCTCGTTGCCGTCAACGCCCGCCGCTCTTGGTGGCGACATTATAATGGCAACTTTGATGCCGAGAGCGTCGAGGCATGGATTGATGCCATTCGTATGGGTGAAGgaaccaagaacaagctgCCTAAGCAGATCATCGCCGCGGAagaggctgctgaggagagCTCCACCACAACGTCAGAGGCTGCTGCGTCGGAAGAAACgcccaagaaggaagaggaggaggagattAAGCATGAGGAGCTCTAA
- a CDS encoding short-chain dehydrogenase reductase sdr protein (similar to Neofusicoccum parvum UCRNP2 XP_007579404.1), translating into MTSEPLPAPLKIPEVSRFINRANQLRTIKPAIAYWCEYHAVNQIVTKSLHTTDDDCFAYTKSLIERLEATKIERAEDDAIVDNTAGQAYVEQFAQETFSRAERTMRANKVTRQTADTFDAAATFFDLTHEWGTPEPDILKKIKFAKWNAARILKAIREGKDPNETNPQIQEEEELELLSPPAAPQQIKSPPAASIEDVPDAGEPAEPAQEGYFPPTSANPEPFVPSPLSQSPGPSASEMHPPAQVSPVPSPEPHIPPQQVPPQPSPQIPTKLPSQFAPPPPEPSAPSPQPLWDNTPSVPPSISPPAPTQHYAPPPVASAPIPVRQTPSQPPSVPSGYTLNHKSIEQAQKHAKWAISALNFEDVPTAVQELRNALAMLGAQ; encoded by the exons atGACTTCAGAGCCTCTGCCCGCGCCTCTCAAGATTCCCGAGGTCAGCCGGTTCATCAACCGCGCAAACCAGCTGCGCACAATCAAACCCGCCATAGCATATTGGT GCGAGTACCATGCCGTCAACCAAATCGTGACCAAGAGCCTACACACCACCGACGACGATTGCTTCGCATACACGAAAAGCCTGATTGAGCGCCTGGAAGCTACCAAGATTGAACGCGCAGAGGATGATGCAATTGTCGATAATACCGCCGGACAGGCGTACGTGGAGCAATTTGCGCAAGAGACGTTTAGTCGCGCCGAGAGAACCATGAGAGCCAACAAGGTCACAAG ACAAACGGCAGATACCTTCGACGCAGCCGCCACATTCTTCGACCTCACTCACGAATGGGGCACCCCCGAGCCCGACATCCTCAAAAAGATCAAATTCGCAAAATGGAATGCCGCTCGCATTCTCAAAGCCATtagagaaggaaaagatCCCAACGAGACGAATCCTCAAATtcaagaagaggaagagctggagcttcTCAGCCCGCCTGCTGCTCCCCAGCAAATCAAGAGCCCACCAGCTGCGTCTATAGAAGATGTGCCCGATGCTGGAGAACCAGCTGAACCAGCTCAAGAGGGCTACTTCCCACCAACGTCAGCCAACCCCGAACCATTCGTTCCGTCACCATTAAGCCAGAGCCCCGGCCCTTCGGCATCAGAAATGCACCCTCCAGCACAGGTGTCGCCCGTCCCATCGCCAGAACCGCATATCCCACCACAACAAGTCCCGCCACAGCCTTCACCCCAAATACCAACGAAGCTACCATCCCAATTcgcgccgcctcctcctgAACCATCTGCCCCGAGCCCTCAACCTCTGTGGGACAACACACCTAGCGTTCCACCGTCCATATCACCTCCAGCACCTACGCAGCACTATGCACCTCCTCCTGTTGCGTCGGCCCCGATTCCCGTCCGCCAAACGCCATCTCAACCACCGAGTGTGCCCTCGGGATACACCCTGAACCACAAGAGTATAGAACAGGCTCAGAAGCATGCCAAATGGGCTATATCGGCGTTGAACTTTGAAGATGTGCCTACAGCTGTTCAGGAGTTACGGAATGCGTTGGCAATGCTGGGTGCTCAGTGA